The following DNA comes from Gemmatimonadota bacterium.
GCGCCCGCAAGCGCGAGTGCGAAGACGGCAAGTGCGCGTGAGTTCCGCATGGTCAGTTCTCCACCCGGATCCCTACTCGCAGCAGGCGGCCTTCGCCGCGTCGCACGAGCAGTTTTCCGAAATTCGTATTCGCGAGGAGCGGCAACACGGTATGTCCCGTGCCATCGGTCGAGATCGTTCCGGTGGGATTCACCAGCACTGCGGCGTGATCGACGAGTCCGGTTTCGGTCGCGATCACGTTGAAGCCATCGAGCGTCAGCGCAACCCGACGGGCACCTCCCACCGGGAGCCCCACCTCGGCACGCAGATCGAGGCCGTGCACTCCCTTTTCCCGGCAGCTGTTGCGCTTCGCAAAGCCGGCGCCACTCAAGCAACTCTCGCGACCCGCGAGTTCACTCATACCGGCGATGCTGCTGCCGAGGAATGCCGGATCGTTGCCGGTGGCGCCATCGCCATTGGCATCGACACCACGCTGGAATCCCGGCGTGAACGGCAGCCCCGAACGGAAGCGATAACGCGCCGAGAGCGCGATCGGATTGGTTCCAGTGCTCCGGTATTCGGCGGTGGCCACCAGTCGGTGCGGGATATCAAGGTCCGATCGCCCGGCATCCCAGTTGGCCGCACCGCGGCCATCCGCAAACGGCGACAGGCGATCGGCAGGATCGGCGCTGAGCTGGCCGACGACGTTGTCCTGGGTCTTCGAGTAAGTGTACGAGGCCATCAGCTGAAGCCCGCGCGACACGCGATGCTCGAACCCCAGTGTCGCGGCGTAGTAGTCGCTGTAGCCCGTCGAGGAAATGCCGTAGGCGAAATCGATTTCCCGGAAGCGGTGATTCGACCCGACGGTCGGCGTGAGCAGCGCGCCATACTGCTCGAGAGTTCCCCAGATCGAGCGGCCATCACTGTTGGTCGAGAGGGGCGCCACCGAGCGATTGATATCTTCGCGACGGAGGAGGTAATCGGTGTGACCGTAGCCGCCCGTGATCGAAAACGACGTTCCGCCACCCAGGTCGTGTGTGAGCCCGAGTTCGCCCTTGAAGGTGCGGGGCGCGCGCACATCGGGGCCGTAGAAGGCGATCGATGGGCCGACGAACGGCGCCGCACTTGGCTCGCCGGTCTTCGGCCAGGCCAGTGCGCCGGTCGCCCGGCGCACACTCACGTCGCCATCGAACTGGACGACTTCGGCAAAGGTGGTGATATCGTGCTGCCCCGGCAGCAAACCAGCCTCACCGCGCAGACTGGTCCGGTTCGCGGCGTCGAGCGCCAGCGTGAAGCCACCGCGCGGCCCAACCACTTTTTGCCGGACAGGAACGAGTTGATTGTTGAGCCCCGAAGCGTCGCCCCAGATCTTGCTCTCGCCGATCAGGTCGGTTGGCAGCGCTGACTTCTGGAATCGGAATCCCGCCGAGAGCTGGAGCCGCGATGAAGCGCGCCAGTTGTCTTCCACGAAGAGCGAGAGCGTTGTCACCGAAATCTGCGGCGCGGCAGTCGCCCGCAACGCCTGATAGTAGGAACCGCGGCCGGCAGCAAAGTCGGCCGCGCTGCCGAAATCGTAGCGACCGCCACTGCCGGGCATCCAGTCGTAGGTCGATTTCCGCGATTGTGCGTTACCACCGACCTTGAAGGTGTGCTTGCCGCTGAGGAAGGTGATCGCTTCGTTCAACTCGAAGGCACTCTCCTTGAAATTGCCGGGCAACGTGCTGGCGCCACCGAAGGCGAATCCGGAATTGACGATGCCGGTGAATGGCAGGGAGGCGCCGGTCCAGTCGCGCTTACTGCTGCGCACTCCGACGCGCGACTCACTGACCCAGTCGTCGCCAGTGAGTGTCAGCGCGGCCGAGCTGGAAAAATCGCTGGCCGCGAGCTTCGAGCCCGCACCATTCACGGCTTCGGTGCCGGCCTGGAGATTCTCCTCAGTCCACGACGCGCCACCGCCTCGCACGGAGATGTCGGCACTCTTGCCGACACGGAAATCGACTCGGCCGAGCGCACTGCCACCCTTCCAGCTGCGCACGGTCGGTGAGAGCCAGGCGGAGACATCGCGCCCGCCGACGGTCTGCGCGACCGTAAGTAGCGAGGCGATTGGATCGCCAGTGCCGGCAACCAGTGGATCGGCGCTGGGCTGTTCCAGCTGGCGGTAGTCGGCGCGCAGGAACCAGGTTGCCGTATCACCCTTGAGTGCGCCGCTCATCGCGAGCCCCGCCTCCAGCGATGTGGCAGACGAATCGGCAGGGTTGTCGGCCGAAGCTCCGCCGAGTTTGGCCCCGCTGAAGGCGGCGTAGGGATGGAAACGGAAGCGACCGTCACCGCGAGCGGAAGTTGCGCTCAACAGCGCACCACCGGCGGGCCGG
Coding sequences within:
- a CDS encoding carboxypeptidase regulatory-like domain-containing protein gives rise to the protein MRHVALFAVFSGLAAPSLAAQSLTAGGLVATVTDDRGTPLRGVSVTIEHRGTAFRILETDRAGQVNLRSIPVGHYNILAEQLGFQPIRAIDAAVVTGALTSVRFTLVRRPPPINSVTEQPANATITATTSGNALDADALRAFDRRRDLTDASRSFSTVDPPRDGRDGFVASAGGLGPRFSRLMVDGVEETLLRHPGLPGDAASAPLWSRDGIAQALVSFFPQDVEFRPAGGALLSATSARGDGRFRFHPYAAFSGAKLGGASADNPADSSATSLEAGLAMSGALKGDTATWFLRADYRQLEQPSADPLVAGTGDPIASLLTVAQTVGGRDVSAWLSPTVRSWKGGSALGRVDFRVGKSADISVRGGGASWTEENLQAGTEAVNGAGSKLAASDFSSSAALTLTGDDWVSESRVGVRSSKRDWTGASLPFTGIVNSGFAFGGASTLPGNFKESAFELNEAITFLSGKHTFKVGGNAQSRKSTYDWMPGSGGRYDFGSAADFAAGRGSYYQALRATAAPQISVTTLSLFVEDNWRASSRLQLSAGFRFQKSALPTDLIGESKIWGDASGLNNQLVPVRQKVVGPRGGFTLALDAANRTSLRGEAGLLPGQHDITTFAEVVQFDGDVSVRRATGALAWPKTGEPSAAPFVGPSIAFYGPDVRAPRTFKGELGLTHDLGGGTSFSITGGYGHTDYLLRREDINRSVAPLSTNSDGRSIWGTLEQYGALLTPTVGSNHRFREIDFAYGISSTGYSDYYAATLGFEHRVSRGLQLMASYTYSKTQDNVVGQLSADPADRLSPFADGRGAANWDAGRSDLDIPHRLVATAEYRSTGTNPIALSARYRFRSGLPFTPGFQRGVDANGDGATGNDPAFLGSSIAGMSELAGRESCLSGAGFAKRNSCREKGVHGLDLRAEVGLPVGGARRVALTLDGFNVIATETGLVDHAAVLVNPTGTISTDGTGHTVLPLLANTNFGKLLVRRGEGRLLRVGIRVEN